Proteins from a single region of Diaphorobacter limosus:
- a CDS encoding SPOR domain-containing protein, with the protein MPSHTAYAAHAAEQAGAAAQYTSVAPALYRAALGAVNPDHYLAAFERFDGVGRVLPGWNLAAALCPLGWLVFRRLWRHALVLALGLVAGALLLWAGHRWLAVPLPMLGGVALAGLLMLGAGLGLYGDALVHADVHRRMTAAVSAAPNMREAVALLQRQAASWRRLWWLVASAAAGLVLVVVAAWWTFAGRVTAQPVQDAVAVTVVATARPESVPQPSQPALPSAAVMESLPDPAGEPGMAEPDPWPAAVVRTPAARPPSAQAVPESAPVAAAPQATSEPRAQAVAPVEERAPASRAQRRLYVNVGLFADAENARRAYLRLRQAGLSATIDPLVRADGSRLQRVRVGPFTSAAQANQAAARVRALGLDAVAAAQ; encoded by the coding sequence ATGCCAAGCCACACCGCCTATGCCGCACATGCCGCCGAACAGGCTGGCGCGGCCGCGCAGTACACCAGCGTCGCACCGGCGCTGTATCGTGCAGCGCTGGGCGCAGTGAATCCTGATCACTACCTGGCAGCGTTTGAACGCTTCGATGGGGTGGGGCGGGTGCTGCCCGGGTGGAATCTGGCGGCGGCCCTGTGCCCGCTGGGATGGCTGGTTTTCAGGCGGCTGTGGCGCCATGCGTTGGTGCTGGCGCTGGGTCTGGTGGCGGGCGCGTTGCTGCTGTGGGCCGGGCATCGATGGCTGGCCGTGCCCCTGCCCATGCTGGGCGGCGTGGCCCTGGCGGGCTTGCTGATGCTGGGCGCCGGGCTGGGCTTGTATGGCGACGCACTGGTGCATGCCGACGTGCACAGGCGCATGACCGCCGCCGTGTCTGCCGCGCCCAACATGCGCGAGGCCGTGGCCTTGCTGCAGCGCCAGGCTGCCAGCTGGCGCAGGCTTTGGTGGTTGGTGGCGTCAGCGGCGGCAGGGCTGGTGCTGGTCGTTGTTGCCGCGTGGTGGACGTTTGCGGGCCGTGTGACGGCCCAACCGGTGCAAGACGCGGTGGCCGTGACGGTCGTGGCGACGGCCAGGCCCGAGTCGGTGCCGCAACCCTCGCAGCCGGCGCTGCCATCGGCTGCGGTGATGGAGTCCTTGCCCGATCCGGCCGGAGAACCCGGCATGGCGGAGCCTGATCCATGGCCCGCGGCCGTTGTTCGGACGCCGGCCGCACGGCCGCCATCGGCGCAAGCGGTGCCGGAATCCGCACCTGTTGCCGCTGCGCCGCAAGCCACGTCCGAGCCGCGTGCCCAAGCCGTCGCACCAGTCGAAGAGCGCGCGCCTGCCAGCAGGGCGCAGCGGCGGCTGTATGTCAACGTGGGGCTGTTTGCCGACGCTGAAAACGCGCGCCGCGCCTACCTGCGCTTGCGGCAGGCGGGCTTGTCGGCCACCATCGACCCGCTGGTGCGGGCCGACGGCAGCCGCTTGCAGCGTGTGCGCGTGGGGCCGTTTACCTCGGCCGCGCAGGCCAATCAGGCTGCGGCGCGTGTGCGTGCGCTGGGGCTCGATGCCGTGGCGGCCGCGCAGTGA
- a CDS encoding GTP-binding protein, with protein sequence MTEYKIVFTGSMGAGKTTAIGAVSEIPPIVTDVTNNDASHGKERTTVGLDFGQFTLDNGDRVRMFGTPGQSRFDFLWKILSKNAIGMVILADNSRPDPLAELRVYLEGFADELATLPCAIGVGRLQTHASPSLDDYIDELARHQLVLPVLDVDVRQRSDVILLIDTLLAQLEANLFGE encoded by the coding sequence ATGACTGAATACAAGATCGTCTTCACCGGCAGCATGGGCGCCGGCAAGACCACGGCCATTGGCGCCGTCAGCGAAATCCCGCCCATCGTCACCGACGTCACCAACAACGACGCCTCGCACGGCAAGGAGCGCACCACGGTGGGCCTGGACTTTGGCCAGTTCACGCTGGACAACGGCGACCGCGTGCGCATGTTCGGCACGCCCGGACAGTCGCGCTTTGATTTTTTGTGGAAGATCCTGTCGAAGAACGCCATCGGCATGGTCATCCTGGCCGACAACTCGCGGCCCGACCCGCTGGCCGAGTTGCGCGTGTACCTGGAGGGCTTTGCCGACGAGCTGGCCACTCTGCCTTGCGCCATCGGCGTGGGCCGCCTGCAAACGCACGCATCGCCCAGCCTGGACGACTACATCGACGAGCTGGCGCGCCACCAACTGGTGCTGCCCGTGCTGGACGTGGACGTGCGCCAGCGCAGCGACGTGATCCTGCTGATCGACACCTTGCTGGCCCAGCTCGAGGCCAATCTCTTTGGGGAGTAG
- a CDS encoding roadblock/LC7 domain-containing protein: MTQQALRSTLEAMAALPGVDSCALVEIDAGMVWHHAGQTDGVLTFAEAASDYWRLSGRLAEHFEVLGDLRASVMMHARGRITLLPCGNGMLLVALTRAKSELDWILWQDKARQLAELVNRL, encoded by the coding sequence ATGACGCAGCAGGCCCTGCGCTCCACGCTCGAGGCCATGGCCGCGCTGCCTGGCGTAGATAGCTGCGCGCTGGTCGAAATCGATGCCGGCATGGTCTGGCACCACGCCGGTCAGACCGATGGCGTGCTGACCTTCGCCGAAGCGGCCAGCGACTACTGGCGTTTATCCGGCCGGTTGGCCGAACATTTCGAGGTTCTTGGCGATCTCCGCGCCTCGGTGATGATGCACGCCCGCGGGCGCATCACGCTGCTGCCTTGCGGCAACGGCATGCTGCTGGTGGCGCTGACGCGCGCCAAGTCCGAGCTGGACTGGATCCTGTGGCAAGACAAGGCCCGGCAACTGGCCGAGTTGGTGAATCGCTTGTGA
- a CDS encoding dynamin family protein, which translates to MGPSFNQRFDQHGTWRRMFAHQLAQLGQWMGANDLLDAGVQERLERLEQQVRSDKVTVAFVGEFSRGKSELINAIFFAGYGRRIMPASAGRTTMCPTELGYDGAIEPCLRLLPIETRLQASGVAEWRLRPGSWVRLALNMDDPEQMARTLEKLSEMRSVPLQEARALGFWSDEADGAGLTPDADGMVQVPAWRHAIVNLPHPLLKQGLVILDTPGLNAVGAEPELTINLIPQAHAVVFILAADTGVTRSDLAIWREHLGAAEDAVDARLMVLNKIDTLWDELTPQEQVQAQIERQCAGAAQLLGVQPDQVVAVSAQKGLLAKIRCDDDLLQASGLPQLEVILGTGIMGRRQAILRATVGSGVASLEAEIRRLLHFRRRDLDEQMLELRSLRGKNASVIDAMRGRIEVEQQEFEASTTKIQAVRAVHMKMLRDLFQRLGPRGLRVHLAALAEALQHPGLKLGVRKVYGEAFDQVRGAIDAAQAAGGEIQAMLGGTFRQLNTDFGFSLQVPQAPTLAAHIREITAIERRHLQYIGLASTLRLAQPEHGPRLLHALTQRLRTVFEAVANELELWSNSASSQLEAQMRERRHSFARRIEAVNRIQDAASGLMERIAEIEDAERNLAVLEQRLLELTAQLAPQALVDEAAAAPDMAQPQTEPLPLTRVATA; encoded by the coding sequence GTGGGGCCCTCATTCAACCAACGCTTTGATCAGCATGGCACCTGGCGGCGCATGTTTGCGCACCAGCTGGCGCAGCTGGGGCAGTGGATGGGCGCGAACGATCTGTTGGATGCCGGGGTGCAGGAGCGCCTTGAGCGCCTGGAGCAGCAGGTGCGCAGCGACAAGGTCACCGTGGCCTTCGTGGGCGAGTTCTCGCGCGGCAAGTCCGAGCTCATCAATGCCATCTTTTTTGCCGGCTACGGGCGGCGCATCATGCCGGCGAGCGCCGGGCGCACCACCATGTGTCCCACCGAGCTGGGCTATGACGGCGCCATCGAGCCCTGCCTGCGCCTGCTGCCCATAGAGACACGCCTGCAGGCGTCCGGGGTGGCCGAGTGGCGCCTCAGGCCCGGCAGCTGGGTCAGGCTGGCGTTGAACATGGATGATCCAGAGCAGATGGCCAGGACACTGGAGAAACTGTCCGAGATGCGCAGCGTGCCGCTGCAGGAGGCCCGCGCGCTGGGTTTCTGGAGCGACGAGGCGGACGGAGCCGGCCTGACGCCTGATGCCGACGGCATGGTGCAGGTGCCGGCGTGGCGCCACGCCATCGTCAACCTGCCGCATCCGCTGCTCAAGCAGGGACTGGTGATTCTGGATACGCCGGGCCTGAACGCCGTCGGAGCCGAGCCCGAGCTGACCATCAACCTGATTCCGCAAGCGCATGCGGTGGTCTTCATCCTGGCCGCGGACACGGGCGTCACGCGCTCTGACCTGGCCATCTGGCGCGAACACCTGGGCGCCGCCGAGGATGCGGTGGACGCGCGGCTGATGGTGCTCAACAAGATCGACACCTTGTGGGATGAGTTGACCCCGCAGGAACAGGTGCAGGCACAGATCGAGCGCCAATGCGCCGGCGCCGCGCAGTTGCTGGGCGTGCAGCCGGATCAGGTCGTGGCGGTGTCGGCGCAAAAGGGCTTGCTGGCCAAGATCCGCTGCGATGACGATCTGTTGCAGGCCAGTGGCCTGCCGCAGCTGGAGGTGATCCTGGGCACGGGCATCATGGGCCGGCGCCAGGCCATCCTGCGCGCCACGGTGGGCAGCGGCGTGGCCAGCCTGGAGGCCGAGATACGGCGCCTGCTCCATTTCCGCCGGCGCGACCTTGACGAGCAGATGCTGGAGCTGCGCAGCCTGCGCGGCAAGAATGCTTCGGTGATCGATGCCATGCGTGGCCGCATCGAGGTCGAGCAGCAGGAGTTCGAGGCCAGCACGACCAAGATCCAGGCCGTGCGCGCCGTGCACATGAAGATGCTGCGCGATTTGTTCCAGCGGCTGGGGCCGCGCGGGCTCAGGGTGCACCTGGCGGCGCTGGCCGAGGCATTGCAGCACCCGGGCCTGAAGCTGGGCGTGCGCAAGGTGTATGGCGAGGCCTTTGACCAGGTGCGCGGCGCCATCGATGCGGCCCAGGCCGCGGGCGGCGAAATCCAGGCCATGCTTGGCGGCACTTTCCGCCAGCTGAACACCGATTTCGGTTTCTCGCTGCAGGTGCCGCAGGCGCCCACCCTGGCGGCCCATATACGGGAGATCACGGCCATAGAGCGGCGCCACCTGCAGTACATAGGCCTGGCCAGCACGCTGCGCCTGGCACAGCCAGAGCATGGGCCGCGCCTGCTGCACGCCCTGACTCAACGCCTGCGCACGGTGTTCGAGGCCGTGGCCAATGAGCTGGAGCTGTGGAGCAACTCGGCCAGCTCCCAGCTGGAGGCCCAGATGCGTGAGCGCAGGCACAGCTTTGCGCGGCGCATCGAGGCCGTGAACCGCATCCAGGATGCAGCCAGCGGCCTGATGGAGCGTATTGCGGAGATCGAGGACGCCGAGCGCAACCTGGCGGTGCTGGAGCAGCGCCTGCTCGAGCTCACCGCGCAGCTGGCGCCGCAAGCGCTTGTCGATGAAGCTGCTGCGGCCCCGGACATGGCCCAGCCACAGACCGAGCCCCTGCCTTTGACGCGCGTGGCGACGGCATGA
- a CDS encoding roadblock/LC7 domain-containing protein, with the protein MPLAPGATSIAQREAQDLLDQVEGVNTVVVATVDGFDVASALRTGEAARVAAMASSISAISAVVSQEARLGRNKSVTIDTEAGFAVVHSVYREDAELVIIAIAHGGALLGQVNYRVAQFARTLASA; encoded by the coding sequence ATGCCACTCGCGCCCGGCGCCACGAGCATTGCCCAACGCGAAGCCCAGGATCTGCTCGATCAAGTGGAGGGCGTGAACACTGTGGTGGTAGCCACCGTGGACGGCTTCGATGTCGCCTCGGCGCTGCGCACGGGCGAAGCGGCGCGCGTAGCCGCCATGGCCAGCTCCATATCGGCCATCAGCGCCGTGGTCTCGCAGGAGGCCCGCCTAGGGCGCAACAAAAGCGTCACCATCGACACCGAGGCCGGCTTTGCCGTGGTGCACAGCGTGTACCGCGAGGACGCCGAGCTCGTGATCATCGCTATCGCCCATGGCGGCGCCCTGCTGGGTCAGGTCAACTACCGGGTGGCGCAGTTCGCGCGCACCCTGGCCAGCGCATGA
- the hrcA gene encoding heat-inducible transcriptional repressor HrcA — MLDDRSKLLLKALVERYIADGQPVGSRTLSRASGLELSPATIRNVMADLEELGLIASPHTSAGRIPTARGYRLFVDTMLTVQQEQLPALQLMPEQPQKVIANAAQLLSNLSQFVGVVMAPRRASVFRHIEFLRLSERRLLVIIVSPDGDVQNRVIFTEADYTPSQLVEAANFLNAHYAGLTMEQVRERLKLEVDKLRGEIATLMQAAVNVGSQAMSESQDEVVFSGERNLLAVSDFSGDMGHLRRAFDLFEQKTQILRLLDISSRAEGVRIFIGGESQVVPFEELSVVSAPYEVDGQVVGTLGVIGPTRMPYDRMIQIVDITSKLVSNALSHHK; from the coding sequence ATGCTCGACGACCGCTCCAAGTTGTTACTCAAGGCGCTGGTGGAACGCTACATCGCCGATGGGCAGCCGGTGGGTTCCAGAACCCTGTCGCGGGCATCGGGCCTGGAATTGTCACCCGCCACCATACGCAACGTGATGGCCGACCTGGAGGAGTTGGGCCTGATCGCCAGCCCCCACACCTCCGCCGGGCGCATTCCCACGGCGCGCGGCTACCGCCTGTTCGTCGACACCATGCTCACCGTGCAGCAGGAGCAGCTGCCGGCCCTGCAGCTCATGCCCGAACAGCCGCAAAAGGTGATCGCCAACGCGGCGCAGCTGCTGTCCAACCTGTCGCAGTTCGTCGGTGTGGTCATGGCGCCGCGCCGCGCCTCGGTGTTTCGGCATATCGAGTTTCTGCGCCTGTCCGAGCGCCGCCTGTTGGTGATCATCGTCTCGCCCGATGGCGACGTGCAAAACCGGGTGATCTTCACCGAGGCCGACTACACCCCGTCGCAACTGGTGGAGGCGGCCAACTTCCTGAACGCCCACTACGCCGGCCTGACCATGGAGCAGGTGCGCGAGCGCCTGAAGCTTGAGGTGGACAAGCTGCGCGGCGAGATCGCCACACTGATGCAGGCGGCCGTGAACGTGGGCTCGCAGGCCATGTCGGAATCGCAGGACGAGGTGGTGTTCTCGGGCGAGCGCAACCTGCTGGCGGTGAGTGATTTTTCTGGCGACATGGGCCATCTGCGGCGCGCCTTCGACCTGTTCGAGCAAAAAACCCAGATCCTGCGCCTGCTCGATATCTCCAGCCGCGCCGAGGGTGTGCGCATCTTCATCGGCGGCGAAAGTCAGGTCGTGCCATTTGAAGAGCTGTCCGTGGTTAGCGCACCCTATGAGGTCGATGGCCAGGTGGTCGGCACCCTGGGCGTGATAGGCCCCACGCGCATGCCCTACGACCGCATGATCCAGATCGTGGACATCACCTCCAAACTGGTCTCCAACGCTCTGAGCCACCACAAGTAG
- the mutY gene encoding A/G-specific adenine glycosylase gives MSGAPVEIAAQVVRWQAEHGRNQLPWQNTRDAYRVWLSEIMLQQTQVVTVLEYYARFLARFPDVRQLAAAPQDEVLALWSGLGYYSRARNLHRCAQIVVAEHGGEFPRTVHELAALPGIGRSTAGAIAAFCYGVRAPILDANVRRVLTRVLGFGADLAEARNERALWSLAEALLPNTDLASTMPRYTQGLMDLGAGICLPRSPCCMLCPLQPVCVAGRAGDAERYPVRTRKLKRRAEAWWLLLRQDGAGRLWLERRASAGIWAGLYCPPVYASRRDLEEALMPEVLPEVQDLPAFTHVLTHRDLHLHPVLVRGGAAGLAGHCRDTSAADWFAPGQWQALGLPAPVRKLLAAL, from the coding sequence ATGAGCGGCGCACCGGTGGAGATCGCAGCGCAGGTCGTGCGCTGGCAGGCAGAGCATGGGCGCAACCAGCTGCCCTGGCAGAACACGCGCGACGCCTACCGCGTGTGGCTGTCCGAAATCATGCTGCAGCAGACCCAGGTGGTGACGGTGCTGGAGTACTACGCGCGCTTTCTGGCGCGCTTTCCCGATGTGCGGCAGCTGGCGGCCGCGCCGCAGGACGAGGTGCTGGCGCTGTGGAGTGGCCTGGGCTACTACAGCCGCGCGCGCAACCTGCACCGCTGCGCGCAGATCGTGGTCGCCGAGCATGGCGGCGAGTTTCCGCGCACGGTCCATGAGCTGGCCGCGCTGCCGGGCATTGGCCGCTCCACCGCCGGCGCCATTGCCGCGTTCTGCTATGGCGTGCGTGCCCCGATACTCGACGCCAATGTGCGCCGCGTGCTTACCCGTGTGCTCGGCTTCGGTGCCGATCTGGCCGAGGCCAGGAACGAGCGCGCCCTGTGGAGCCTGGCCGAGGCGCTGTTGCCCAATACCGATCTGGCCAGCACCATGCCGCGCTACACCCAGGGGTTGATGGATCTGGGCGCCGGCATCTGCCTGCCCAGAAGCCCTTGCTGCATGCTGTGCCCGCTGCAGCCGGTCTGCGTGGCCGGGCGCGCTGGCGATGCCGAGCGCTACCCGGTGCGCACGCGCAAGCTCAAGCGCCGGGCCGAGGCCTGGTGGCTGCTGCTGCGCCAGGATGGGGCCGGCCGCCTGTGGCTGGAGCGGCGCGCGTCCGCCGGCATCTGGGCCGGGTTGTACTGCCCGCCGGTCTATGCCAGCCGGCGTGATCTGGAGGAGGCGCTGATGCCAGAGGTTCTGCCCGAAGTGCAGGATCTGCCCGCCTTCACCCATGTGCTCACGCACCGTGATCTGCATCTGCACCCGGTGCTGGTGCGGGGCGGCGCGGCCGGCCTGGCAGGGCATTGCCGCGACACATCGGCGGCCGACTGGTTTGCCCCTGGCCAGTGGCAGGCCCTGGGCCTGCCGGCGCCGGTGCGCAAGCTGCTGGCTGCGCTGTAG
- the recN gene encoding DNA repair protein RecN: MALRRIALRDFVIVQALDLDLQAGFTVLTGETGAGKSILIDALQLLLGARADSGVIREGAERTDISAEFDIGPAALTDWLDEAGFPHDELLLRRTIDLQGKSRAWINGLPATATQMRALGEHLLDIHGQHAWQSLTRPDAVRGLLDAYAGVQAQPLAALWQTWREAQKALLHARAAQDTLQQERERLQWQITEVDKLAPSDDEWDELNARHARLSNAQALLDNAQGALGALQGDDAGGALSALAQAQHLLQDYEHVDASFRAFNEVLSACIAQAGDVAHSLQAYLRHAEPDPELLEQLDARLAQWMQLARRYKRQPPELPALLAGWKEALRQLDSATDLAALEAAEQTHAAAYQKAARALSQKRAKAAPQLAQAITQAMQGLGMTGGRFEVQVDKAAEPGPQGMDQVAFLVAGHPGMTPRPVGKVASGGELSRIALAISVTTSELGEAPTLIFDEVDSGVGGAVAETVGRLMQQLGRARQVLAVTHLPQVAACADRHLVVSKQRSAAGTTSAVAVADADERVAEIARMLGGQQQSPTTMAHAREMLAGARPATTTG, translated from the coding sequence ATGGCCTTGAGGCGCATCGCGCTGCGCGACTTCGTCATCGTGCAGGCGCTGGATCTGGATCTGCAAGCGGGCTTCACCGTGCTCACCGGCGAGACCGGCGCGGGCAAGTCCATCCTGATTGACGCACTGCAGCTGCTGCTGGGCGCACGCGCCGACAGCGGCGTGATCCGCGAAGGGGCAGAGCGCACCGACATCAGCGCCGAGTTCGACATCGGCCCCGCAGCACTGACCGACTGGCTCGATGAGGCCGGCTTCCCGCACGACGAGCTGCTGCTGCGCCGCACCATAGACCTGCAGGGCAAGAGCCGCGCCTGGATCAACGGCCTGCCGGCCACGGCCACGCAGATGCGCGCCCTGGGCGAGCATCTGCTGGACATACACGGCCAGCATGCCTGGCAAAGCCTGACGCGGCCGGACGCCGTGCGCGGCCTGCTCGACGCCTATGCCGGCGTGCAGGCGCAGCCCCTGGCCGCTCTGTGGCAGACCTGGCGCGAGGCGCAGAAGGCCCTGCTCCATGCCCGCGCCGCACAGGACACGCTGCAGCAGGAGCGCGAACGCCTGCAGTGGCAGATCACCGAGGTGGACAAGCTGGCGCCGAGCGACGATGAATGGGACGAGCTCAACGCCCGGCACGCACGCCTGTCCAACGCCCAGGCCCTGCTGGACAACGCCCAGGGCGCCCTGGGCGCGCTGCAGGGCGACGACGCCGGCGGCGCGCTGAGCGCGCTGGCCCAGGCGCAGCATCTGCTGCAGGACTACGAACATGTGGACGCATCATTTCGCGCCTTCAACGAGGTGCTGAGCGCCTGCATCGCCCAGGCCGGCGACGTGGCGCATTCGCTGCAGGCCTACCTGCGCCACGCCGAGCCCGACCCCGAGCTGCTGGAGCAGCTCGATGCACGCCTGGCGCAATGGATGCAGCTGGCACGCCGCTACAAGCGCCAGCCGCCCGAGCTGCCGGCGCTGCTGGCGGGCTGGAAGGAGGCGCTGCGCCAACTCGACAGCGCCACCGACCTGGCGGCGCTGGAGGCGGCCGAGCAAACCCACGCCGCCGCTTACCAGAAGGCGGCCCGCGCCCTGTCACAAAAGCGCGCCAAGGCCGCGCCGCAGCTGGCCCAGGCCATCACCCAGGCCATGCAGGGCCTGGGCATGACCGGCGGGCGCTTCGAGGTGCAGGTGGACAAGGCGGCCGAGCCCGGCCCGCAGGGCATGGATCAGGTCGCCTTTCTGGTCGCCGGCCACCCCGGCATGACGCCGCGCCCCGTGGGCAAGGTGGCCTCGGGCGGCGAGCTTTCGCGCATCGCGCTGGCCATCTCGGTCACCACCAGCGAGCTGGGCGAGGCGCCCACGCTGATCTTTGACGAGGTCGATTCGGGCGTGGGCGGCGCCGTGGCCGAGACCGTGGGCCGGCTGATGCAGCAGCTCGGGCGCGCGCGCCAGGTGCTGGCCGTGACCCACCTGCCCCAGGTGGCGGCCTGTGCCGATCGGCATCTGGTGGTCTCCAAGCAGCGCAGTGCCGCCGGCACGACCAGCGCCGTGGCCGTCGCCGACGCCGATGAGCGCGTGGCCGAAATCGCCCGCATGCTGGGCGGCCAGCAGCAGTCCCCCACCACCATGGCGCATGCCCGCGAAATGCTGGCCGGCGCACGCCCAGCCACCACCACGGGTTGA
- the rapZ gene encoding RNase adapter RapZ → MSLEIVVITGMSGSGKSLALRALEDSGYYCVDNLPPELLASFVALEHSHRSQRVAVAMDVRSATALPLVPQQLNRLRETGVQVRSLFLDASTGTLVRRFSETRRRHPLSQHELPETRLALVQTIELERQLLAELREQSYVIDTSVLRPAQLLTYVKELLAVKPGQLTLVFESFAFKHGVPFDSDYVFDVRMLPNPHYEPTLRALTGRDAPVAEYLRQQPEVERMQSDISQFLEHWLDALAQNHRSYVTVAIGCTGGQHRSVYLAEQLSAQFASHWSTLCRHRELDGIRHSAT, encoded by the coding sequence ATGTCACTGGAAATCGTCGTCATCACCGGCATGTCCGGATCGGGCAAGTCCCTGGCGCTGCGCGCGCTGGAGGACTCCGGCTACTACTGCGTGGACAACCTGCCGCCGGAGCTGCTGGCGTCCTTCGTCGCGCTGGAGCATTCGCACCGCAGCCAGCGCGTGGCCGTGGCCATGGACGTGCGCAGCGCCACCGCCCTGCCGCTGGTGCCGCAGCAGCTCAACCGGCTGCGCGAGACCGGCGTGCAGGTGCGCTCGCTGTTCCTGGACGCGAGCACCGGCACCCTGGTGCGGCGCTTTTCCGAGACGCGCCGGCGCCACCCGTTGTCACAGCACGAGCTGCCGGAAACCCGGCTTGCGCTGGTGCAGACCATAGAGCTGGAGCGCCAGCTGCTGGCCGAGCTGCGCGAGCAGTCCTACGTCATAGACACCAGCGTGCTGCGCCCGGCGCAGCTACTGACCTACGTCAAGGAACTGCTGGCTGTCAAGCCGGGCCAGCTGACGCTGGTGTTCGAGTCCTTTGCCTTCAAGCACGGCGTACCGTTCGACTCGGACTATGTGTTTGACGTGCGCATGCTGCCCAACCCGCATTACGAACCGACGCTGCGCGCCCTCACCGGCAGGGACGCGCCGGTAGCCGAATACCTGCGCCAGCAACCCGAGGTGGAGCGGATGCAGTCCGACATCAGCCAGTTTCTGGAGCACTGGCTGGATGCGCTGGCGCAAAACCACCGCAGCTACGTCACCGTGGCCATAGGCTGCACGGGCGGACAGCACCGCTCCGTGTACCTGGCGGAGCAGCTGAGCGCACAGTTTGCCAGTCACTGGAGCACGCTGTGCCGGCACCGCGAGCTCGATGGGATTCGGCATAGCGCTACGTAA
- a CDS encoding NAD kinase has protein sequence MKPIFRRVAVIGKYREPVAGAPPASSRQIIEGIARLIIQEGGEATLEAETAATLGITGYPQLDVDAIGGHCDLCVVVGGDGTMLGVGRRLAAYGTPLVGINKGRLGFITDIPLQSYETSLTAILHGEYEEDVRPLMQARVVRGGECVFEALALNDVVVNRGSTAGMVELRIEVDGVFVSNQRADGLIVASPTGSTAYSLSAGGPMLHPSIPGWVLVPIAPHTLSNRPIVLSDSSEIAIEVAGGRGISANFDMQSLASLQRGDRVLVRRSAHRVCFLHPRGWSYFSTLRKKLRWNEGGS, from the coding sequence ATGAAGCCCATCTTCCGCCGTGTCGCAGTCATAGGCAAATACCGAGAGCCCGTTGCCGGCGCGCCGCCGGCAAGCTCGCGGCAGATCATCGAGGGCATTGCCCGCCTGATCATCCAGGAGGGCGGCGAGGCCACGCTGGAGGCCGAAACCGCAGCCACCCTGGGCATCACCGGCTACCCGCAGCTGGATGTGGACGCCATTGGCGGGCATTGCGACCTGTGCGTGGTGGTGGGTGGTGATGGCACCATGCTGGGCGTGGGCCGGCGGCTGGCCGCCTATGGCACGCCGCTGGTGGGCATCAACAAGGGGCGCCTGGGCTTCATCACCGACATTCCGCTGCAAAGCTACGAGACCTCGCTGACCGCCATACTGCACGGCGAGTACGAGGAGGACGTGCGCCCGCTGATGCAGGCCCGCGTGGTGCGCGGCGGCGAATGCGTTTTCGAGGCGCTGGCGCTCAACGACGTGGTCGTCAACCGCGGCTCCACCGCCGGCATGGTGGAGCTGCGCATCGAGGTGGACGGGGTGTTCGTCTCCAACCAGCGCGCCGATGGCCTGATCGTCGCCTCGCCCACGGGCTCCACGGCCTACTCGCTGTCGGCGGGCGGGCCGATGCTGCACCCCTCCATCCCCGGCTGGGTGCTGGTGCCGATTGCGCCGCACACGCTGTCCAACCGCCCCATCGTGCTGTCCGACTCCTCCGAGATCGCCATCGAGGTGGCCGGCGGGCGCGGCATCAGCGCCAACTTCGACATGCAGTCGCTGGCCTCGCTGCAGCGCGGCGATCGGGTGCTGGTGCGCCGCTCGGCGCATCGCGTGTGCTTTTTGCACCCGCGCGGCTGGAGCTACTTTTCCACCCTGCGCAAGAAGCTGCGCTGGAACGAGGGAGGCTCCTGA
- a CDS encoding I78 family peptidase inhibitor, whose protein sequence is MWNSLRIAWLTGLVAVWLLGGCSQLGPASAPVPIGASTAPVGGTCNVQAAQWAVGKSGTARVVEEARVRSGARMARVVHPGTAAQAFDAQRLNLEVDGNGTITAVRCG, encoded by the coding sequence ATGTGGAATTCATTGCGCATTGCCTGGCTGACGGGCCTGGTGGCTGTGTGGCTGCTGGGCGGGTGTTCGCAACTCGGGCCGGCCAGTGCACCGGTGCCCATTGGCGCCAGCACCGCGCCCGTGGGGGGCACCTGCAATGTCCAGGCAGCGCAGTGGGCCGTGGGCAAAAGCGGCACGGCCAGGGTGGTGGAAGAGGCGCGCGTGCGGTCTGGCGCGCGCATGGCGCGCGTGGTGCATCCGGGGACAGCGGCTCAGGCGTTTGATGCCCAGAGGTTGAACCTGGAGGTGGATGGCAACGGCACGATTACGGCCGTGCGCTGCGGTTGA